A single genomic interval of Variovorax sp. PMC12 harbors:
- a CDS encoding Bug family tripartite tricarboxylate transporter substrate binding protein — MIPPTISRRRLLAGAGLLALQGQTWASEAGAWPARPIRLVVPGPPGAGSDIFARLLSVPLQQALGQPVVVDNKPGANGLIGNDTVAKAAPDGYTILLSPSSAIAINPVIQPKMPYDTQKDLLPIAQVGAAGILLVANPATGIRSLADLVRQARANPDKLACGSWGNGSTGHLVLEGIKAQYGISIAHVPYKGVSPLVTDLLGNIIGVGFVDIASPVPHIRSGRLIALGSTGSARGPALPEVPTLTEQGYRSDVDGWYGIFAPAATPREVVARLNQEINRILSTEEIIQKFAAQNMPRPPIKNAEQFGATVHRDLAVWQSLAKVARLRVD; from the coding sequence ATGATTCCACCGACCATTTCACGCCGCCGCCTGCTGGCGGGCGCGGGGCTGCTCGCCCTTCAGGGCCAAACATGGGCCAGCGAAGCCGGCGCCTGGCCGGCGCGCCCGATCCGCCTGGTGGTGCCCGGCCCTCCGGGTGCCGGCTCGGACATCTTCGCGCGCTTGCTGTCCGTGCCGCTGCAGCAGGCCCTCGGGCAGCCGGTGGTCGTGGACAACAAGCCCGGCGCGAACGGCCTGATCGGCAATGACACCGTCGCCAAGGCGGCGCCCGATGGCTACACCATCCTGCTGTCGCCGTCCTCGGCGATTGCGATCAACCCGGTCATCCAGCCGAAGATGCCCTACGACACGCAGAAAGACCTTCTGCCCATCGCGCAGGTCGGCGCCGCCGGCATTCTGCTGGTGGCGAACCCGGCGACGGGTATCCGCTCGCTGGCAGACCTGGTTCGCCAGGCCAGGGCCAACCCCGACAAGCTGGCCTGCGGCTCCTGGGGCAACGGCTCGACCGGCCACCTGGTGCTGGAGGGCATCAAGGCCCAGTACGGCATCAGCATCGCGCATGTGCCCTACAAGGGCGTCTCGCCGCTGGTGACCGACCTGCTGGGCAACATCATCGGCGTGGGCTTCGTCGACATCGCATCGCCGGTTCCGCACATCCGCAGCGGCAGGCTGATCGCACTCGGCAGCACCGGCTCCGCCCGCGGACCCGCGCTGCCGGAAGTGCCCACGCTGACCGAGCAGGGCTACCGCTCCGACGTGGACGGCTGGTACGGCATCTTTGCGCCGGCGGCCACGCCGCGCGAGGTGGTCGCGCGCCTGAACCAGGAGATCAACCGCATCCTGTCGACCGAAGAGATCATCCAGAAGTTCGCCGCGCAGAACATGCCGCGCCCGCCGATCAAGAACGCGGAGCAGTTCGGCGCCACCGTCCACCGGGACCTCGCGGTCTGGCAGTCGCTGGCGAAAGTCGCCAGGTTGCGGGTGGACTGA
- a CDS encoding SDR family oxidoreductase encodes MAGSRSVLITGAGAGIGRAAALGLARAGWRCVLVDADAAALERTEALWPAGAQRPLGLVADLTDAARIERLRLEVPPLDALVNNAGMSAGGAEATSGHDDGGAARLLALNLAAPARVVQACAPHLRPGARIVNVASGAGLRAIPWRGLYSPSKAGLIGQGRALAHARPDWTVTTLAPGFVRTELVQRLIDGGRLDPTQAASKIPMGRMAEPEEMADALCFLASPGARVLTGRLLVLDGGSSVCGGSQPLPPCERPPLAFDAPLRPSCEAVREPMWRAALDKWVRSHSSHSGSTGYAGVADARALDAPPGSRLDAVLDAARCFRTRHAAHASLTLLMPAPEPGLDWQMAGDADAARMLVATLAAEWGSHALRINALELPRDLAPDACLPLLDYMAGPRAQFLTGQVLRLGAAAARDHNKETPA; translated from the coding sequence ATGGCTGGATCTCGCAGCGTGCTGATCACCGGCGCAGGCGCCGGCATCGGCCGCGCCGCGGCGCTGGGCCTGGCGCGCGCGGGATGGCGCTGCGTGCTGGTCGACGCCGACGCGGCCGCATTGGAACGCACCGAAGCGCTCTGGCCGGCCGGAGCCCAGAGGCCGCTGGGCCTGGTGGCAGACCTGACGGACGCGGCCCGCATCGAACGCCTGCGCCTGGAGGTTCCGCCGCTCGATGCGCTGGTCAACAACGCGGGCATGTCGGCCGGCGGCGCCGAGGCGACGTCCGGCCATGACGACGGCGGCGCGGCGCGCCTGCTGGCGCTCAACCTGGCGGCACCGGCGCGCGTGGTGCAGGCGTGCGCCCCGCATTTGCGGCCGGGGGCGCGCATCGTCAACGTGGCTTCCGGGGCGGGCCTGAGGGCCATTCCCTGGCGCGGCCTCTACAGCCCGAGCAAGGCCGGATTGATCGGGCAGGGCCGCGCGCTGGCGCACGCCAGGCCCGACTGGACGGTGACCACGCTCGCACCGGGTTTCGTGAGAACCGAACTCGTGCAACGCCTGATCGACGGTGGGCGGCTGGACCCCACGCAGGCGGCGTCGAAGATTCCCATGGGCCGCATGGCCGAGCCCGAGGAGATGGCCGACGCCTTGTGCTTCCTGGCCAGTCCGGGCGCGCGTGTGCTCACCGGCCGGCTGCTGGTGCTCGACGGCGGCTCGTCTGTTTGCGGAGGCAGCCAGCCGTTGCCGCCTTGCGAACGTCCGCCCCTGGCGTTCGATGCGCCCTTGCGCCCGAGCTGCGAGGCGGTGCGCGAACCGATGTGGCGCGCCGCCCTGGACAAATGGGTTCGCTCGCATTCGAGCCATTCGGGCTCCACGGGCTACGCGGGTGTTGCCGATGCGCGCGCGCTGGATGCGCCGCCGGGCTCTCGGCTCGATGCGGTGCTCGATGCGGCGCGCTGCTTCCGCACGCGCCATGCAGCGCACGCCAGCCTCACGCTGCTGATGCCTGCGCCCGAACCGGGGCTCGACTGGCAGATGGCCGGCGATGCCGATGCGGCACGGATGCTGGTCGCCACGCTGGCCGCCGAATGGGGCTCGCACGCGCTGCGCATCAACGCGCTGGAGCTGCCGCGCGATCTCGCACCCGACGCCTGCCTGCCGCTGCTCGACTACATGGCCGGCCCCCGGGCGCAGTTCCTGACCGGCCAGGTGCTTCGCCTCGGCGCCGCCGCGGCCCGAGATCACAACAAGGAGACTCCAGCATGA